One window from the genome of Cryptomeria japonica chromosome 6, Sugi_1.0, whole genome shotgun sequence encodes:
- the LOC131051066 gene encoding uncharacterized protein LOC131051066: MLFTAMGRQLKWGARQMNCPTSYSSRRQISIVSKGFMARLQRELDEFAEDQRIRTAAPDWLPFRPGSSFWMPEVPPHQPYLLQTQTLQERVDDDDEEEEEEQEEEEEEIARASEDKEDGKVVCHLVLLDTSSPSDSESES, translated from the coding sequence ATGTTGTTTACAGCCATGGGAAGGCAATTGAAATGGGGTGCGCGGCAAATGAATTGCCCGACTTCATATTCATCAAGAAGACAAATTTCCATTGTAAGCAAGGGTTTCATGGCTCGTCTGCAGAGGGAGCTCGATGAATTTGCAGAGGATCAGCGCATCCGAACGGCTGCCCCTGATTGGCTCCCTTTCCGCCCTGGCTCCTCCTTCTGGATGCCTGAGGTGCCACCTCACCAGCCATACTTGTTACAGACGCAAACCCTTCAAGAAAGGGTCGACGACGAcgatgaggaagaggaagaggaacaggaagaggaagaggaggagatAGCTAGGGCTTCTGAGGACAAGGAGGATGGCAAGGTTGTCTGCCATCTGGTGCTCCTTGACACGTCATCGCCGTCAGACTCTGAATCTGAGAGCTAA